CTGCTCTATCGGGGAGGGACGATCCTGGCTTCCAGGAAAACGTCCTACGCCGACATCACTAAGGTTGACCGGCTGGAGCAGGTGGTCGAAGAACTGATGAAGGAACAGCATCGGGAGATGCTGCGCCGCCTCAAAGGCGGCGAATTCGACGAGATCATTTCCGGCCGGCGGCCTGCCGACGCACCGGCAGCCGCACCCGTGACCGCTGCACCGCAACCCCCGCCTCCCGCAACACTTGAGCCGCAATCCAAAACCATGCCCGAACCGGCTTCGGTTGCCGGCCGCGAACAGCGGCCAACGGTTCACGAAGGCAATCTAGACGAGATTATCCTCTCCTACCTGCTGGGGGATGATGAGGAGAAGAAGAAAGCATGACAACGACCTGGGAGGCGATCGGCCTCTTTGCCCTGCGGGATCCGAAAAAACAGATGGGAGTAGCTGCCTGATGCTGACCGAACAGACCGTCCGGGAACTGGAACAGACCGCCCGGAACCTGCGCGTGGAAATCCTCAAGATGCTCAATGTTGCCCGGTCGGGGCATACCGGCGGCAGCCTTTCGGCCATCGATGTGCTGACGGTGCTCTATTTCCACGCCATGCGCCACGACCCCAGCAACCCCGCCTGGGAGGACCGCGACCGCTTCGTCCTCTCCAAAGGACACGCCGCCCCGGCTCTTTATGCCTGCCTGGCCGAAGCCGGTTATTTTTCCCGGGACGATCTGAAGACTCTCCGCCGCTTCGGCAGCCATCTTCAGGGGCATCCCGACATGAACAAGACGCCCGGCGTGGATGTCTGCACCGGCTCCCTCGGCCAGGGGCTCTCCCAGGCGGTCGGTCTGGCTCTGGCGGCCCGCCTGCAGGGGAAAAGTTCGCGGGTCTTTTCGCTGCTCGGCGACGGTGAGGTTCAGGAGGGACAGATCTGGGAGGCGGCGATGGCCGCGGCCCACTTCCGCCTCGACAACCTCTGCGTCATTCTCGACCACAACGGACTGCAGATCGACGGCGAGGTGGCGAAGGTGATGAACGTGGCGCCTCTCGGTCCCAAGTTTCTTGCTTTCAACTGGCACGTCCTCGAGGTGGATGGCCACGACGTCCAGGCGATCTGCCGGGCCATCGACGATGCCGGCCAGTGCAAGGAGCAGCCGACCATGATCATCGCCCGCACCGTCAAAGGGAAAGGGGTCCCCTTCTTCGAGCACAAAGCCAGCTATCACGGGGTTCCCCCCAGCGATGACGAACTCGTTCGCGCCCTGGAGCACCTGGGACACGCGTAGGGGCGATGCACCGCTTCGCCCTGGGCGACTTCAACGAATTCAAGAATACAGAGGATATCCGTGAGTGACATGATTGCCACAAGAGATGCATACGGCCAGACGCTGCTCGAACTGGGCCGGGAAAACCCGAAGGTTGTGGCCCTTGACGCCGACCTGTCGGGTTCGACCAAGACTTCGCTGTTTGCCAAGGAATTTCCCGCGCGCTTCTTCAACGTCGGCATCGCCGAGGCCAACATGGTCGGCATGGCGGCCGGACTGGCGGCAGGAGGAATGATCCCCTTCGCCTCCACCTTCGCCGTCTTTGCCGCCGGTCGGGCGTTCGAGCAGATCCGCCAGTCGCTGGCCTATCCGCGCATGAATGTCAAGGTCGTTGCCACTCACGGCGGCATCACCGTCGGCGAGGACGGCGGTTCCCACCAGTCAGTCGAAGATCTGGCCATCATGCGGGCGCTCCCCAATATGACCGTCCTCTGCCCTGCCGACGGCCCCGAGACGACAGCCGCGATCCGGGCCGCCGCCGCCTTCCATGGCCCGGTCTACATCCGGCTCGGGCGTTCCAAGGTGCCGACCGTTTTTGCCGGCGGCTGCGATTTTGCCATCGGCCGGGGGGCGACCCTGCGCGAGGGGACCGACCTCAGTTTCATCACCACCGGCCTGATGACCGCCCAGGCGATCAAGGCCGCCGGCATTCTGGCCGAAGAGAAGATCTCGGCCCGCGTCATCCACCTGGGGAGCATCAAGCCGCTGGACGTCGACCTGGTGCTGAGGGCCGCCCGCGAGACCGGGGCGATTGTCACCGCCGAGGAACACTCGGTGGTCGGCGGCCTCGGCAGCGCGGTCTGCGAGGTGTTGGCGGAAGGCCACCCGGTGCCGGTGGAACGGGTCGGGCTGCATGATGTTTTTGGCCAGTCCGGCACCGCCGAAGAGCTTCTGGTGCATTACGGACTGACGGCCGCACATCTGGTGGAAGCGGCCGAACGGGTTCTGAAAAGGAAAGCCTAAGTCGAAGGCCCGAGGCCCGAGGCGGGGATTAGAGGTTTGAAGAGTTTGCAGCCTTAGACTCTGGACCAGGGACTTTGGACTCGAACCTTCCGAGAGGGTTTATTTGTTCTTCAAGAGCCTCATCAGCCGTGTCATCATCCTGAACATCCTCCTCCTGACGGTCGGTATCGGGATATTCTCCCTGTTCATTATCCGTGAGGAACAGCAGCACCTTGTCGAGGCCACCAGGGAAAGCGCCGAAATGCTCCTCTCCACGGTGGAGCGGTCGATCTTCGCTTCGATGCGGATCGGCAACAGCGAGGACGTGCAGGCGATCCTCGAAATGGTCGGCGAAGGCCACCACCTCAGCAGCGTTCGCATCTTCCATCCCGATGGCACCATTCTCAAGTCCGCCCAACCCCGGGAGATCGGCACCCGGGTCGGTCCCTATGACATGGCCCTGTTCCAGAACCGTCGCAGCGAGGGAATCTTCCGCGTCAACGGCGAGGAAGTCCTCGGGATGGTCAAGCCGATCGTCTCGGACGAGCGCTGCTATCTCTGCCACGGGGTCGGCCGCAAGGTCATCGGCGTCCTCAATCTCCACTTTTCCCTTGACGACACCACCCAGAAACTGCGCGAAACCTCCCAGTTTTTCATGCTGTCGACGGCGGTCCTGATTGTCCTGCTGTCCGCGGGAGTCTCCTTCATTCTGCTTCGGTTCGTCCGCACCCCCATCCAGGCCATGGCCGTCAAGATGGAGGAGGTGGAGGCCGGCGATCTCTCGGTGCGCCTCTCTCCCCATTACGAAGACGAAATTGGGAGCCTGATGCGCAGTTTCAATTCCATGGTCGTCAATCTGGAGAAGGCAAAGAAGGCGCTGGAGCAGTGCCATTACCAGCAGATGGAGCGGGCCGACCGACTCGCTTCCGTCGGCGAGATGGCGACCGGCATCGCCCACGAGATCAAGAACCCCCTGGCCGGCATCAGCGGTGCCATTTCGGTTCTGGCCGACGATTTTCCCGAGGACGACCCGCGCAAGGAGATCGTCCGGCAGATCCTCGAACAGATCGCCCGTCTCGACAAGACGGCCACCGACCTGCTCTACTTCGGTCGTCCCGGCAAGCCCGAATTCTCCTACGTCGACATCAACGCCCTGGTCAAGAAGACGCTCTTCTTTGTTTCCCAACACCCGGAAGCCCGGAACATCCACCGGGTCAAGGAGCTGACCCGCGACCTGCCGCCGGTAGGGGTCGACGAAAAGCAGATTCAGCAGGTTCTGTTCAACGTTATCATCAACGCCATCCAGGCAATGAAGGAAGGCGGCACCCTGACTCTCCTGACCGATTCAATCAGCAAGGATGG
The DNA window shown above is from Desulfuromonadales bacterium and carries:
- a CDS encoding transketolase codes for the protein MLTEQTVRELEQTARNLRVEILKMLNVARSGHTGGSLSAIDVLTVLYFHAMRHDPSNPAWEDRDRFVLSKGHAAPALYACLAEAGYFSRDDLKTLRRFGSHLQGHPDMNKTPGVDVCTGSLGQGLSQAVGLALAARLQGKSSRVFSLLGDGEVQEGQIWEAAMAAAHFRLDNLCVILDHNGLQIDGEVAKVMNVAPLGPKFLAFNWHVLEVDGHDVQAICRAIDDAGQCKEQPTMIIARTVKGKGVPFFEHKASYHGVPPSDDELVRALEHLGHA
- a CDS encoding transketolase family protein yields the protein MIATRDAYGQTLLELGRENPKVVALDADLSGSTKTSLFAKEFPARFFNVGIAEANMVGMAAGLAAGGMIPFASTFAVFAAGRAFEQIRQSLAYPRMNVKVVATHGGITVGEDGGSHQSVEDLAIMRALPNMTVLCPADGPETTAAIRAAAAFHGPVYIRLGRSKVPTVFAGGCDFAIGRGATLREGTDLSFITTGLMTAQAIKAAGILAEEKISARVIHLGSIKPLDVDLVLRAARETGAIVTAEEHSVVGGLGSAVCEVLAEGHPVPVERVGLHDVFGQSGTAEELLVHYGLTAAHLVEAAERVLKRKA
- a CDS encoding ATP-binding protein encodes the protein MFFKSLISRVIILNILLLTVGIGIFSLFIIREEQQHLVEATRESAEMLLSTVERSIFASMRIGNSEDVQAILEMVGEGHHLSSVRIFHPDGTILKSAQPREIGTRVGPYDMALFQNRRSEGIFRVNGEEVLGMVKPIVSDERCYLCHGVGRKVIGVLNLHFSLDDTTQKLRETSQFFMLSTAVLIVLLSAGVSFILLRFVRTPIQAMAVKMEEVEAGDLSVRLSPHYEDEIGSLMRSFNSMVVNLEKAKKALEQCHYQQMERADRLASVGEMATGIAHEIKNPLAGISGAISVLADDFPEDDPRKEIVRQILEQIARLDKTATDLLYFGRPGKPEFSYVDINALVKKTLFFVSQHPEARNIHRVKELTRDLPPVGVDEKQIQQVLFNVIINAIQAMKEGGTLTLLTDSISKDGQEFVRVLISDTGKGIPPGDLEKIFVPFFTTKTQGTGLGLPICKKLTEQNGGNLSVTSRIGEGTTFIIELPATDLQPMNGKEDDSA